CTTTCCAACCCTCACCCATAGCCGGATCATCAAGATAAAACACTTGTTTCGCCATGGTGGCAAGAATAAACGGCTTATTCTCATACCATACACTGTTTGAGTCCACTGATAACAAGCCACAATCCAGAATTGCACTCCTCCATCTAGTTGGGTCAATATTGAACCATTTGCACTTGAACAACACGACTGGCATATGGTTGTCGTAGATTAGTTCGATGACACTGGCAAGAACCCTGTAGTAGTTGAAACCCAGACCCTCAACCATGACTCCATTGTTTTGGGTGACATGGCCTTCATCTCGTTCTGATGTCACAAACTTAACACCGTTCACAAAACATCCAGAACGAACTCTGTGGCTTTGGGGTCCTCCAACCAACAAGTGAAACTCCGGGTCGTAAGAAGCAGGAAACTGCTGTTGAATGTGTATCATCTGTAACAATTTTAATACCAACGTTGTTATATTATGTAATATCAAAAAGCAACATATCTTTAATTTATGTAACATATATCATATATATCTATATTATGTAACATCAAAAAGCAACATATATTTAATTTATGTAACATCATATATACATATCGATAGAAATGTACCCAAATAGGGAAGTAATCAGAAAAATCTCTCTTGTGTATGACTTCGTTACCATGCTGCCTTTCCAAATGGGAATTGAAGTATCGCTCGGCTTCTTCGCAATGTTGAAGGATACACCAATGAGCCTCTTTGATCTCATCATTACTTAATCTTTCAGACTTACTTAACCTGTCGTACGGTTTAACATCGTTGGAAACAACTGATAGATTGAATTGCCGGCTACTACCCGCTCTAGATGATTCCCCCACTGTGTCTTCATCATTGAGATATGCGCTACAGTAAATTATGCACTCAGCCTGAATGTATGCTGCCGTGATCGACCCTTCAAGGAAACGTTTGTTTTTGTTCTTCTTCTTGAAATCCCCCAGTTGCCTGCAAAACAAATATATATGCAATTCTCATAATAAATATTTAAAATACCATTTATCTTAATTTGAAAGGATGATTAATTAGAATAAATATGAGTGCATACCTCTCATTTGGATAGCACCAGGTATATTGTACCAGACCAGTAAGCAACACTTGTTCGGGAAGGTGGATCATGAGGTGAATCATGATGTCAAAGAAAGTGGGGGGAAAGATCCTCTTCAGCTTGCACATGATGTACACAATGTCTTCTTGCAATGACCGAATATCAGACTTTTTAAGCTCTTTAGCGCATATCCTCTGAAAGAACTTTGACAAAGCCACTAACGTGTCAACCACATCACTCTGCAAATACGGTCTAATGACTACGGGAAGAAGACGTTGCAGCAAAACATGACAGTCATGAGTCTTCAACCCACTAATCTTATTTTCCCCCATCTTAACACATCGAGCGATATTCCCTGCATACCCGTGAGGATACTTAACGTTTCCAAACCACTGAAACTGTGTAGCCTGCTTTCGGCATTATGGCTTATTTTGTTTTTTTGCTCTCTATTAGCCATAGTTGGGGGCGTATATCCATCATCTTAAGATCAACACGGGCTTTGGGGGTGTCTTTGTTCTTATGTTTGAGATTCATAATTGTTCCAAGAATGCTGTCACAAACATTATTCTCTATGTGCATGACATCCAAGTTGTGTCTAATTTTCAAGGTCGACCAGTAAGGCAATTCAAAGAATACACTTTTGTGCGTCCAATACTTAAACTCATTAGGCGTGGGAGGATTCAAGTCGGTTACTTCTTTACTCGTGCTCAAATATCCGTACCAGTGCTGGTTAAGCCTCTCCAAAATCCACTCACCAGACCTCCCTGGGGGTTTCAGATTATGCTCCTCAGTCCCATCAAATGCATCAGCATCCCACCGCCACTCGTGATCCTCGGGAAGATGTCTACGAGATCCCAAGAAACAAATTTTGTCGGCGTGCCAACTAGAATTGACGTCATCTATGCATACCGGGCAAGCCTTGTACCCTTTAGTTTGTTGGCCAAACAACATCCCGTAAGCTGGAAAATCACTGATGGTCCAAATAACAGCTGCTTTCATTATGAATGAAGTTTGACCATGCCTGTCAAAAGTAAGGAGTCCATTTTCCCATAACTCCTGCAACTCGTCAATTAATGGTCTCATGTACACATCCAAGCACTTTCCTAGAGAACAAGGCTCTGGAACCATAAGCGTAAGGAAATTGTACTCTTTCCTCATATACATGTTGGGAAGTAGATTGTACGGAAATACTATCACAGGCCAAATGCTGTAAGACAAATTCATGTTTCCAGTAGGATTGAATCCGTCTGTTGCAAGTCTGAGTCTGACATTTCGACAGTCTCCAGCAAATTCGGGAAAAGAACGGTCAAAGTGCTTCCAAGCCTCCCCGTCTGCGGGGTGTGTGAGATTATCCGGATCTATCCTCTCATCTCCTTGTTGCCTTGCCTGGTGCCATCTCATATGTTTGGTTGTATGTGAAGACATGTACAGACGTTGCAAACGAGGACCCAACGGGAAGTAACGAAGAACCTTCCTAGGAATGGGCTTTTTCTCCTTAGATGAAGTGGAAGCTTCATACCTTGGCTCGTAGCAGTGTGGGCACTCAACTTCATCCTTGTTGTCTTTGTAATACAAGAAGTAGTTATTGACGCAAGCGTCTATCTTTTGGTGATCAAGACCGAGGCCAGCCAACATCCTTTTTACCTGGTCGAAATTTTCCGGACAACTATTACCTTTGAGAAGCACTTTCTTCATAAGTGCAATATCCTCATCAAAACATGTCTTAGTCTTTCCCCGCTTGTTTTTTATCTGCATGTGTTACATGACGGTACCCAACACAGTATGCTCACTGCCAGGATACAATAGGGTTTGTACTTCCCGTACAAGCCTGTTGTACTTAATGTTGTACTTATCATACTCACTGAATAAAATAAAGCAAGGGAAATATATATATATATATATATATACACACACACACACACACACACACACACTTTGTTGGGAAAATAATCATTTACTAAAAACAAGAATTTTAAAGCCCATTTCAATGAAAAAACTTTTGAGTAACCCATACTAATGTTTTAACACCTCTAACAATTAATATTATACCTTTATTGCATTAATTAATTACACGTTCTCTCTCATGTATAAAAAATAAAATAAAAAATAAATCACCACGTTCTCCCAGATTCCCACTCTCCACAATCAACCGAACTCTCACCTCTGCCACTCTCTCTATCTCTCTCTAACACTCGATAACGATCTCTGGTTTAGGGTTCTTCACGATC
The window above is part of the Fragaria vesca subsp. vesca linkage group LG2, FraVesHawaii_1.0, whole genome shotgun sequence genome. Proteins encoded here:
- the LOC101302812 gene encoding uncharacterized protein LOC101302812; its protein translation is MQIKNKRGKTKTCFDEDIALMKKVLLKGNSCPENFDQVKRMLAGLGLDHQKIDACVNNYFLYYKDNKDEVECPHCYEPRYEASTSSKEKKPIPRKVLRYFPLGPRLQRLYMSSHTTKHMRWHQARQQGDERIDPDNLTHPADGEAWKHFDRSFPEFAGDCRNVRLRLATDGFNPTGNMNLSYSIWPVIVFPYNLLPNMYMRKEYNFLTLMVPEPCSLGKCLDVYMRPLIDELQELWENGLLTFDRHGQTSFIMKAAVIWTISDFPAYGMLFGQQTKGYKACPVCIDDVNSSWHADKICFLGSRRHLPEDHEWRWDADAFDGTEEHNLKPPGRSGEWILERLNQHWYGYLSTSKEVTDLNPPTPNEFKYWTHKSVFFELPYWSTLKIRHNLDVMHIENNVCDSILGTIMNLKHKNKDTPKARVDLKMMDIRPQLWLIESKKTK